DNA sequence from the bacterium genome:
CACAGCCCGGCGCAAAAGGCGATAGCCGAGCAGGTGATCAAGGAGATGACCGCGGCACAGGTTTGGCCCTCCCCCATCGTTACCGAGGTGACGCCGTTCTCGACGTTCTACAAGGCGGAGGACTATCACCAAGAATACTTCAAGTTCAATGGCGAGCAGCCGTACTGTCGGGCGGTCGTCGCTCCCAAGGTGGCAAAATTCCGTAAACAGTTCCGGGAGAGACTCAAGGGAGCACAGAACGTGTCCCTCGGATAACGGGAGCGGCCCTGCGCGGCGAACTGGTGCTCACGGTGGCAGAGCAGCGCCGGTGACGTACGATCTGCTCCTCAAGAACGGCACCCTCATCGACCCTGCCCAGGGGAGACATGCCCGCATGGATGTCGCCTTCAGCGCGGGCCGGGTCGCAGCGGTGGGCGCGGATCTTCCAAGCCGCGAGGCCGCGGAAGTCGTGGACTGCACCGACCGGATCGTAGCCCCGGGCATGATCGACCTACACGTCCACGTGTTCTGGGGCGTCAGCCACTATGGAATCGAGGCCGATCCGCATTGCATCGCCAAAGGCGTCACCACCGCCGTCGACGCCGGATCCGCGGGCTCGGACACCTTCCCCGGCTTTCGCAAATATGTGATCGAGGTGACCGCGACGCGCCTGTTCGCCCAGCTCAATATCTCCTCCCAGGGGATGTTGACCAGCGAGATCGGCGAACTGCATGAGATCAAGTACGCCAACGTGCAAAAGGCCATCGCCATGATCGAACAGCATCGCGACGTGATCCTGGGCGTCAAAGTGCGGCTGACGAGGCAGAGCATCGTGAGTGAAGCCGCGGGGATTCGGCCCCTGCACCTTGCCCGCGAGGCCGCGGACGCGGTGGGCCTGCCCATCATGGTCCATCCTCAAGAAGCGTGGTGCCACTCGCTGGATGATATCCTGACGGTCATGCGGGAGGGCGACATCCTGACCCACTGCTTCCACGGGTTGTCGCACGGCATCCTCGACGCAAACGGCCACGTCCGTCGCTCGGTGCGCGAGGCGATGGCACGCGGGGTGGTCTTCGATGTTGGACACGGTCGGGGCAGCTTCAGTTGGGACATCGCCGAGCGGGCCCTCGCCGAGGGTGTCGAGCCTCAGACGATTTCAAGCGACCTCCACGCCTATAATGTCAACGGCCCCGCCTACGACCTTGCGACCACGGTCAGCAAGTTTCTCTATCTCGGGTTTTCGATCGACCATGCGCTTGAGAAAGTCACTGCGACGCCTGCTCGCGTCATCCACATGGCCGACCGGATCGGCACGCTCCAGGTAGGCGCATGGGGGGACGCCGTCGTCTTCGATCTGCAGGAGGGGCGATTCGACCTGATCGATTCGCACGGGGGGCGGCGCGTCGGGCGCCAACGGCTGGCCCTCGCGACGGTCGTCAGGGCGGGGCACACGTACCGATAACTGCGCGGAGGGACGACGCATGTCCACCGACAAGCCGTTGCCGCACGCGTCTTTGGGCGGCACATTCGTCATCGGCGGGGATCTCACCGTGAACCGGCTCGGCTTCGGCGCCATGCGGATCACGGGGCCCCGCGTGCTTGGCGAGCCGGCCGACCGCGCGCAGGCCAAGGCGCTCCTTCGTCGGGCCGTCGAGCTGGGGGTCACCTTGATGGATACGGCGGATTCATACGGTCCCAGCGTCTCCGAGGAGTTGATCGCCGAGGCGCTGTATCCGTACCCGGCGGACCTCGTCATCGCCACGAAGGGAGGATTCATCCGCCGAGGGGGCGGCTGGATCGCCAATGGCCGGCCCGCACACCTCCGGGAGGCCCTCGAGGGGAGCCTCCGACGCCTCCGGGTGGACAGGATTGATGTGTACCAGCTCCATACCGTGGATCCAGGGGTCCCAATCGAGGACTCCATCGGCAGCCTCCGCGACCTGCAGGCTCAGGGCAAGATTCGCCACATTGGGGTGTCGAATGTCGACGTCGAGGAGCTCGCGCGCGCCCGGACCATTGCACGGCTGGTGTCGGTCCAGAACCGCTACAGCCTGTCGGATCGCGAATCCGACGACGTCGTCGCGGCGTGCGAACGAGACGGACTGGCGTTTCTCCCCTGGTACCCTTTGGCGACCGGAACCCTCGCGCGGCCACGCAGCGGCCCCGTTGAACGCATTGCACGCATCCACCAGGCGACGCCCGCCCAGATCGCGCTGGCCTGGCTGCTCAAGCGGGCGCCGGTGATCCTCCCGATTCCGGGAACGTCCTCCATTGCGCACCTGGAAGAAAATATCTCGGCGGCGCGTATTCAGCTCAGTCCCGAGGAGTTCGAGGCCCTGACCGGCTAAGCCACGACGGCGTGGAGGTGACACGGCGGGTACGCTGGGCAGGGGGGTTTGGCCCGAGCGCCCGCGAACTCCCTGATGATGTTCTCCCCCGACCCCGTACGCTTCGCCCACGCCCCGGCCGTTGCCGCAGCCTTAGAACGGGTGCTGAATGGCAGCGCCCTCACGCGCGAAGAGGCCTGTGGATTGATCGGGTGCCCCGACGATGACCTGCCGGCCGTATGTGCCGCCGCCTGGGCGCTGCGCGTGCGGGGCAAGGGCCGGACGGTGACCTTTTCTCCTAAAGTGTTCATCCCACTCACCCAGCTGTGCCGCGACACCTGCGGGTACTGCACATTTCGGGCCGACCCCAAAGACGCACCACGGTTGTACATGACCCCAGAAGAGGTGCTCGAGGTGGCGCGGGCAGGCGAGCGGCTCGGGTGCACCGAAGCGTTGTTCACGCTTGGCGAACGGCCGGAGCAGCGGTTTCCAGAGGCGCGCCAGTGGCTCGCGGGCCGCGGCCACCGGAGCACCCTCTCCTACCTGCGCGAGATGGCCGCCCTGGTGCTCCGAGAGACGACCCTCCTGCCACATCTCAACCCGGGGACGATGAGCCGCGCGGAGATGGCGGCCCTGCGCGATGTGAGCGCTTCGATGGGCCTCATGCTGGAGAGCGTGAGCGAGCGGCTGTGCCAGGCAGGGGGACCGCACGAGCATGCCCCGAGCAAGCACCCGCGCGCCAGGTTGCGGACCCTTGAGGCGGCGGGCGCGCTGCGCGTACCGTTTACAACCGGATTGCTCATCGGGATCGGCGAGACGCCAGACGAGCGCATCGACGCGCTCATGGCCATCCGCGAATCCCACGCGCGGTGGGGGCACGTCCAAGAAGTCATCATTCAAAACTTCCGGGCCAAGCCAGGCACGTCCATGGCCTCGGCCCAGGAGCCGCAGACGCCGGACACTGTGCGGACCGCAGCCGTGGCGCGACTCCTTCTTGGGCCAACGGCGAACATTCAAGTACCTCCCAACCTCACCGCGCGGGGGTTCCCCGTCTATCTCGAAGCCGGCATCAACGACTGGGGCGGCATCTCCCCCCTCACGATCGACTACGTCAATCCAGAAGCGCCGTGGCCGCAGATCTCCACCCTGCGCGCCCGCACCGAGGCTGCCGGGGACATTCTGAAGCCCCGGCTCCCCGTCTACCCTGAGTACCTACTCCACCGGCCGGAATATATCGCCCCGTCACTCCGGGATCGCGTGCAAAACGCTGCGGATTCCGACGGATATGCCAAGGGAGGTCTCGTGGACAATGGACGCGCTTCAGCCTGATCCCACCGTCTCGCTCGACCGCCTGCTCGGGGAGGTTGCCCCGACCGTGGCCCGCATCCTTGAGCGCGCGCTGTCGCGTACCGAGATTACGGTGGATGAGGCCGAAACGCTGCTGGGCGCCTCAGGCCGCGAACTGGCTGTTCTCATGGCCACGGCCGACCAGCTGCGCCGCGAGACGGTCGGCGACACCGTCACGTACGTCGTCAACCGCAACATCAACTTCACGAATGTCTGTATCAAGGGCTGCGGCTTCTGCGCCTTCAGCCGCGACTTCCGAGAAGAGGAAGGGTATTTCCTGCCCGAGGAGGAGATCGTCCGCCGCGCGCGCGAGGCCTGGGACCTTGGGGCGACCGAGGTGTGCATCCAAGCCGGATTGCCGCCCAAGATGGACGGCGACTTGTACATCCGGCTCACCCGCGCGCTGAAGACGGCGATCCCCGGCATCCACATCCACGGGTTTTCTCCGGAAGAGGTCCTCTATGGCTCGATACGATCCGGGCGCACCATCCGCGCTTACCTTGAGGAACTGAAAGCCGCGGGCGTCGGGAGTCTGCCGGGCACCGCGGCGGAGATCCTCGATGATGACTTGAGAGACCGTATCGCTCCGGGTCGCATTCGGACGGCTCAGTGGATCGAGGTCATCACGACCGCGCACGAGCTGGGAATCCCGACAACCTCTACCATGATGTTCGGCCACGCGGAGACCCGGGCGCATCAGGCCCGCCACCTCATCCTCCTGCGGGACCTCCAGCGCCGGTCGGGCGGGTTCACGGAGTTTGTCCCGTTGAGCTTCGTCCATACCGAGGCACCGATGTGGCGCGATCATCCCCTTCCTGGATTGCGACCGGGGCCGACCGGCATGGAGGTCTTCCGGGTTCACGCCACGGCGCGCATCGTCCTCAACCAGACGATCCCCAACCTCCAGGTCTCGTGGGTGAAAGAAGGTCCGCGGCTCGCCCAGTTGTTGCTCGCCGCCGGAGCGAATGACCTGGGAGGAACCCTCATCAACGAGAGCATCTCGACGTCGGCGGGGGCGGGGTACGGCCAGCTGGTGCCGCCGGCCGAGCTGCGCCGGTGGATCCGGGACATGGGGCGCACCCCGGCGGAACGTTCGACCACCTATCAGCTGCGCCGTGTTTTCGATCAGCCTGAGGCGGATCGCCCCGAGGCCCTCGATGCTGCCGCCGCGGACGCGGGACGGTTCGGGAGCTACCGCGAACTCGTCAAGATGGATCGGTACCGGTATCGGCACGGCGCACGAGAAGGGCAAAAAACTGCTCAGTAGCGAGGGTGGAGCCGCGCCTCGGGCCTGGGTGCCGGCCCCTGCCCCGCCGAGCGAAGGGTAACCAACGGAGGGCGAGAATGAAATGACGGAGCGTGCCCAATGAGCACACGTCGAGTGGTTCTCACAGGAGCGGCCGGATATATCGCTCAGCGCATGTACCCGGAGCTCAGCAAGCGGTGGGAGGTAGTCCCCATCGACGTTCGAACCACGACCCGGGACGGCAAGACGATCCCGGGGATGGTGGTCGCCGATCTGACTCAGCCGGACCGGAATCAATATCGTCATCACTTCCGCGGGGCCGATGCCGTCATCCACTGCGGATATGTGAGCGCGCCCGGCCTCGATGCGAACACCTGGCAGAACAATAGCGATGCCAAGTTCTGGGCCGAGCACCAGAATGTCGCACTCGCCTACAACGTCTACAAGACGTCGCTCGAGGAGGGCGTCCGCCGGGTGGTGGTGGCCAGCTCCAATCACGCCGGGGACTACTACGAGCGCCTCATCTGGGCGGGGATGATGGAGATGGTCACGCCGGAGATGCCCCCGCGCTCCGACAACTGGTATGGGTGGGCCAAGGGCGCGTACGAGCTGCTCGGATTCGTGTTCGCGACGGGTCGGGTCGACGGCCGGAAGCTCGAGATCGTGCAGTGGCGGATCGGCGGGCCGCGCGACGATGATATCGACGGGGTGAAGCCGGGGGACATCAAGACCATGCATCGTGCGCTCGGAGCCTACCTCTCCAGACGCGACCAGGTGCAGCAGGCTATCCGGATGGTCGAGACCGAGCAGATCGCCGACCCCCACGGCATCCCCTTCCTGATCGTGTATGGCATCAGCGGGAACACCCACCGCTTTTGGAGCATCGCCAACGCCCGCCAGAAGATCGGCTACAGCCCGGAGGACGACAGCCAGGTGAACTTCGCCGACAAGATCGCCGCGATTGCCCGCGCGGCCGGCACCCCAAGCGACGGACCGCCGGCCCGCAAGAAATAGCGTCTCTGGAGGAGCGCGCATGACCACGCCGCACAGAGCCGACCACGTAGGGAGCTTTCTGCGGCCGCCCGAGCTGCTCGAGGCACGCCGCGCAGCGGCGGACCCGGAGCGCCTCCAGGAGATCGAGGATCGTCACATCCGGCGCGTGCTCGCCAAGCAGCAGGAGCTGGGATTCGACGTCTTCACCGACGGTGAGCTGCGGCGGCGCAACTTCATGAGCGACTTCACGGATGCGGTCGACGGCTTCGACCACGAGGACGCGGTCGCCCGGACGTGGCAGGCCGGGCGCGCGGCGGGCGCGGCCGTCAGCAGCGTGACCGGGATCGTCACGGGCAAGCTCCGGCAACTCCGGCGCCTGACCGGACTCGAGCTCCCCTTCCTCCGCGCGCACTGCCCCGGGGCGATCAAGATGACCCTCCCGAGCGCCACGCAGTTCCCCGCGATCGCATACAAGCGGGGCGTGACCGACAAGGTATATCCGAATCATTCCGCCCTCCTGTGGGACATCGTCGCCATCGCGCGGGGCGAGGTACAGGCGCTGGCCGCGGAAGGCGTGCAGTACATCCAGATCGACGCTCCCCGCTACAGCTACTACGTCGACCCCAAATGGCGTGACTATCTCCGGACGGAGATAGGGCTGGAGCCGGACGCGGCCTTGGACGAGGCGATCCGGGCGGACAACGCCTGCCTGGAAGGCGCCCGCGGCGCGGGGGTCATGCTGGCGATGCACCTCTGCCGCGGCAACAACCGCAGCCACTGGTACGCCGAAGGCGGCTACGATCCGATCGCCGAGAAGTTGTTCGGCACGCTCCAGGTGGACCGCTTCCTGCTGGAGTACGATGATGAGCGCTCCGGCACGTTCGAGCCACTCCGGTTCATCCCTCGTGGCAAGGCCGTGGTCCTCGGGCTCGTCAGCAGCAAGCGACCTCAACTCGAATCGCAACGCGAGCTGATCAGACGGATCGAGGAGGCGTCGCGGTACGTCCCGATCGAGAACCTGGCACTCAGCCCCCAGTGCGGGTTCGCTTCCACGATGGAGGGCAACCTCCTCACCGAGGACGACCAGTGGGCAAAGCTCCGCCTCGTAGCCGAGACTGCGCGGGAGGTGTGGCACTAGGCTGCGTCCCGCTCCACCCGCCAGTCTCATCGTCGACAGCCGCGGGCACCTCAACCCCGCGGTGTCAGGAGGTGCGTAGGTATGCGAACTGCCGCATTGGCGATCGCGATCGCATTGCTCGCCGCCGGCCTGCCACTCGCGGGGGGGGCGGGCGCTCCCCCGGCTGCCGCAAAGATTGGCTCGGTCATCCCTCTCACCGGCCGGTATGCGAGCGCCGGAGCTCAAGTGAAGGCCGGCTACGAGATCGCCATCGAGGACTTCAATAACCGGGGTGGGGTTCAGGTCGGGGGCCAGCGCGTCCCGCTTGCGTTGACCGTCGTCGACGACGAATCCGACCCCACAAAGACCGTGAGCCGGCTCGAAGCGCTCGCCGCGCAGGGCGTGATCGCCTACCTCGGGGGGGCGGGCAGCGATCTGCACGCTGCCGCAGCCGCCGTAGCGGAGAAAAACAAGATTCCATACTGTGGCATAGGCTTCGCGCTCCACGCCGTCCACGAGCACGGATTCCGGTATCTCTTCTCCCCCTTCCCAAAGTCCCCCGATCTCGCGAGCGAGACCTACCGGTTCATGAACGCCACCATTCTCACAGACCAGCGACCGAGGCGCATCGCGATCTTTCAGGAGCGGACCGACTGGGGGCGCGAGCTCGGAGACATCTGGACCGCCCGGTCCCGTGAAAACGGCTACGAGGTCGTCCTGCGTGCCGACTATACACCGCTGTCGCGCGACTTCTCGGACATCATCCTCCGGGCCAAGAGCGCGGGAGCAGACGCCGTGCTTTCCGTCCCTAACCCGCCGGACGGCATCACCCTGGTGAGACAGATGAAGGAACTGGACTTCAACCCCAAGCTCATCATGATGCTGAGGGCGGCGGACGCCGTCAGCTGGACTCAAGCCCTGGGCAAGGATGGGGACGATGTGGTGTTGGGCCCGGGATGGCACCACGCCATTCGGTTCCCCGGAGTCCAGGACCTCAACGCGAAGCATCAACAGCGCTTCGGCAGGCCGGCCGACGTGCTCGTCGGTCCCGCGTATGCCTGCGTCCAGATCGTGACGAACGCAATGGAGCGGGCAGGAAAGTTGGATCCCACGGCGATCCGCGATGCCATGGCGACGACGAATCTGCAGACGGTCGTCGGCTCGGTGCGGTTTCGGCCGGATGGGACCGGGATCGTGCGCACGGTATTCGTACA
Encoded proteins:
- a CDS encoding NAD(P)-dependent oxidoreductase; this encodes MSTRRVVLTGAAGYIAQRMYPELSKRWEVVPIDVRTTTRDGKTIPGMVVADLTQPDRNQYRHHFRGADAVIHCGYVSAPGLDANTWQNNSDAKFWAEHQNVALAYNVYKTSLEEGVRRVVVASSNHAGDYYERLIWAGMMEMVTPEMPPRSDNWYGWAKGAYELLGFVFATGRVDGRKLEIVQWRIGGPRDDDIDGVKPGDIKTMHRALGAYLSRRDQVQQAIRMVETEQIADPHGIPFLIVYGISGNTHRFWSIANARQKIGYSPEDDSQVNFADKIAAIARAAGTPSDGPPARKK
- a CDS encoding amidohydrolase/deacetylase family metallohydrolase produces the protein MTYDLLLKNGTLIDPAQGRHARMDVAFSAGRVAAVGADLPSREAAEVVDCTDRIVAPGMIDLHVHVFWGVSHYGIEADPHCIAKGVTTAVDAGSAGSDTFPGFRKYVIEVTATRLFAQLNISSQGMLTSEIGELHEIKYANVQKAIAMIEQHRDVILGVKVRLTRQSIVSEAAGIRPLHLAREAADAVGLPIMVHPQEAWCHSLDDILTVMREGDILTHCFHGLSHGILDANGHVRRSVREAMARGVVFDVGHGRGSFSWDIAERALAEGVEPQTISSDLHAYNVNGPAYDLATTVSKFLYLGFSIDHALEKVTATPARVIHMADRIGTLQVGAWGDAVVFDLQEGRFDLIDSHGGRRVGRQRLALATVVRAGHTYR
- the cofG gene encoding 7,8-didemethyl-8-hydroxy-5-deazariboflavin synthase CofG; protein product: MARAPANSLMMFSPDPVRFAHAPAVAAALERVLNGSALTREEACGLIGCPDDDLPAVCAAAWALRVRGKGRTVTFSPKVFIPLTQLCRDTCGYCTFRADPKDAPRLYMTPEEVLEVARAGERLGCTEALFTLGERPEQRFPEARQWLAGRGHRSTLSYLREMAALVLRETTLLPHLNPGTMSRAEMAALRDVSASMGLMLESVSERLCQAGGPHEHAPSKHPRARLRTLEAAGALRVPFTTGLLIGIGETPDERIDALMAIRESHARWGHVQEVIIQNFRAKPGTSMASAQEPQTPDTVRTAAVARLLLGPTANIQVPPNLTARGFPVYLEAGINDWGGISPLTIDYVNPEAPWPQISTLRARTEAAGDILKPRLPVYPEYLLHRPEYIAPSLRDRVQNAADSDGYAKGGLVDNGRASA
- a CDS encoding methionine synthase produces the protein MTTPHRADHVGSFLRPPELLEARRAAADPERLQEIEDRHIRRVLAKQQELGFDVFTDGELRRRNFMSDFTDAVDGFDHEDAVARTWQAGRAAGAAVSSVTGIVTGKLRQLRRLTGLELPFLRAHCPGAIKMTLPSATQFPAIAYKRGVTDKVYPNHSALLWDIVAIARGEVQALAAEGVQYIQIDAPRYSYYVDPKWRDYLRTEIGLEPDAALDEAIRADNACLEGARGAGVMLAMHLCRGNNRSHWYAEGGYDPIAEKLFGTLQVDRFLLEYDDERSGTFEPLRFIPRGKAVVLGLVSSKRPQLESQRELIRRIEEASRYVPIENLALSPQCGFASTMEGNLLTEDDQWAKLRLVAETAREVWH
- the cofH gene encoding 5-amino-6-(D-ribitylamino)uracil--L-tyrosine 4-hydroxyphenyl transferase CofH, with the translated sequence MDALQPDPTVSLDRLLGEVAPTVARILERALSRTEITVDEAETLLGASGRELAVLMATADQLRRETVGDTVTYVVNRNINFTNVCIKGCGFCAFSRDFREEEGYFLPEEEIVRRAREAWDLGATEVCIQAGLPPKMDGDLYIRLTRALKTAIPGIHIHGFSPEEVLYGSIRSGRTIRAYLEELKAAGVGSLPGTAAEILDDDLRDRIAPGRIRTAQWIEVITTAHELGIPTTSTMMFGHAETRAHQARHLILLRDLQRRSGGFTEFVPLSFVHTEAPMWRDHPLPGLRPGPTGMEVFRVHATARIVLNQTIPNLQVSWVKEGPRLAQLLLAAGANDLGGTLINESISTSAGAGYGQLVPPAELRRWIRDMGRTPAERSTTYQLRRVFDQPEADRPEALDAAAADAGRFGSYRELVKMDRYRYRHGAREGQKTAQ
- a CDS encoding aldo/keto reductase: MSTDKPLPHASLGGTFVIGGDLTVNRLGFGAMRITGPRVLGEPADRAQAKALLRRAVELGVTLMDTADSYGPSVSEELIAEALYPYPADLVIATKGGFIRRGGGWIANGRPAHLREALEGSLRRLRVDRIDVYQLHTVDPGVPIEDSIGSLRDLQAQGKIRHIGVSNVDVEELARARTIARLVSVQNRYSLSDRESDDVVAACERDGLAFLPWYPLATGTLARPRSGPVERIARIHQATPAQIALAWLLKRAPVILPIPGTSSIAHLEENISAARIQLSPEEFEALTG
- a CDS encoding amino acid ABC transporter substrate-binding protein, yielding MRTAALAIAIALLAAGLPLAGGAGAPPAAAKIGSVIPLTGRYASAGAQVKAGYEIAIEDFNNRGGVQVGGQRVPLALTVVDDESDPTKTVSRLEALAAQGVIAYLGGAGSDLHAAAAAVAEKNKIPYCGIGFALHAVHEHGFRYLFSPFPKSPDLASETYRFMNATILTDQRPRRIAIFQERTDWGRELGDIWTARSRENGYEVVLRADYTPLSRDFSDIILRAKSAGADAVLSVPNPPDGITLVRQMKELDFNPKLIMMLRAADAVSWTQALGKDGDDVVLGPGWHHAIRFPGVQDLNAKHQQRFGRPADVLVGPAYACVQIVTNAMERAGKLDPTAIRDAMATTNLQTVVGSVRFRPDGTGIVRTVFVQWQAGKQELVWPKDLGAERILYPVPPWRGR